The Marinobacter sp. ANT_B65 genome has a segment encoding these proteins:
- a CDS encoding response regulator transcription factor, producing MTDGQSLLVYAPTFCPRDHWQRVLPGVRLFETSQHLPPPSDGHVLWLCSDLSDWQDVSQSWSRSGSRVVVLTREPQSGEMNLALASGARAYVPALANKEVFQQVGESVNSGGLWFPEDMLGNLLKMVSHALDKGTRRRVEVDLSMLTAREKEVALHASKGSTNRQIADALGITERTVKEHMGSVFRKLGVRDRMQLMLLVTGQRGAGEGNDVYQAQ from the coding sequence ATGACAGACGGCCAATCCCTCCTTGTTTATGCTCCAACATTTTGCCCGCGGGACCATTGGCAACGGGTGCTTCCGGGTGTTCGCCTTTTTGAGACCAGTCAGCATCTGCCACCTCCGTCTGACGGGCATGTCCTGTGGCTCTGCAGTGACCTGTCAGACTGGCAGGATGTCAGTCAGAGCTGGTCCCGCAGCGGCAGTCGGGTGGTGGTTCTGACTCGTGAGCCTCAGTCCGGAGAGATGAACCTGGCTCTCGCCAGTGGAGCCCGGGCCTATGTGCCTGCGCTCGCGAACAAAGAAGTATTTCAGCAAGTTGGAGAAAGCGTTAACTCCGGCGGGCTTTGGTTTCCGGAAGATATGCTGGGTAACCTGTTGAAAATGGTGTCCCATGCTCTGGATAAAGGGACCCGCCGGAGGGTCGAAGTGGACTTGTCCATGCTTACAGCCAGGGAGAAGGAAGTTGCCCTGCATGCATCGAAAGGCTCAACCAACCGGCAGATTGCTGACGCCCTTGGTATCACAGAACGCACGGTTAAAGAACATATGGGCTCCGTGTTCAGGAAGCTCGGGGTACGGGACCGTATGCAGCTGATGCTGCTTGTAACCGGACAGCGCGGAGCAGGTGAGGGTAATGATGTATATCAAGCGCAATGA
- a CDS encoding SLC13 family permease, translating into MSLEQGIVFSVLGITLAMFVWNRLRFDVVAMLALLAVAVAGLVPTEELFAGFGHPAVITVAAVLVISQGLVNGGVVDNIARLLGRIGHRPTLQVLTLTSVVALCSGFINNVGALALLMPVAIWMSREAGRSPSLLLMPLAFGSLLGGTMTLIGTPPNIIIASYRESGTFGLFDFAPVGVAITLAGIAFITLAGWRLTPRREENSADSKLFSVGEYVTELRIPADSPHAGSTLHSLLTTSGDEPDVVVLALIRGEQRLAAPSTYKVLREGDVLLVEADTTSLQTFLDTTGLELAHQAIDDQEAESEGASNNDGLADESRGRNGFRETNGHNDAVGAGDDKAASDPIAKGELHLVEAVIAPESSLVGQTANRLQLRENHQINIVAVARLGHRLKRRLGDIRFNAGDILLVQGFEDSLGGALAELGCLPLAERGLRLGSPRNTALASGIFLASIAVIVTGLLSAPVALVAAAVAMVLVKLLSAAEAYKAIDWSVIVLLAAMIPVGQAMESTGGAGLIAAQMLVLGENLSVASVLVMILVGTTLLSNVVNNAAAAIVVAPIALSLAGELQIASDAVLMAVAVGASCAFMTPIGHQSNALVMEPGGYQFGDYWRLGLPLTVIVTVVAVPVIMLVWT; encoded by the coding sequence TTGAGTCTTGAGCAAGGCATTGTATTTTCGGTGCTCGGAATCACCCTCGCCATGTTTGTGTGGAACCGCCTGCGCTTTGATGTGGTGGCTATGCTTGCCTTGTTGGCGGTAGCCGTTGCAGGACTGGTGCCGACCGAAGAGCTGTTTGCCGGTTTTGGCCACCCGGCAGTGATCACCGTGGCAGCTGTGCTGGTGATAAGCCAGGGGCTCGTAAATGGCGGAGTGGTAGATAACATTGCGCGCCTTTTGGGCAGGATTGGTCATCGACCGACACTCCAGGTGCTCACTCTGACCAGTGTGGTAGCTCTTTGTTCCGGGTTTATCAATAACGTAGGTGCACTCGCACTGCTGATGCCGGTCGCAATCTGGATGTCCCGGGAAGCCGGACGTTCGCCTTCGTTGCTGCTGATGCCCCTGGCTTTTGGTTCCCTGTTGGGTGGCACCATGACACTGATAGGTACGCCGCCCAATATCATTATCGCTTCCTACCGTGAAAGCGGCACCTTTGGTCTGTTCGATTTTGCCCCTGTTGGTGTTGCAATCACCCTGGCAGGGATTGCCTTTATTACCCTCGCAGGCTGGCGACTCACGCCCCGTCGTGAAGAAAATTCCGCTGACAGCAAGCTGTTCAGTGTTGGCGAATATGTGACGGAGCTGCGTATTCCGGCCGATTCCCCGCACGCCGGTTCAACCTTACACAGCCTGCTAACCACATCCGGGGATGAGCCGGACGTGGTGGTTCTCGCGTTGATTCGGGGTGAGCAGCGTCTGGCGGCACCCTCCACCTATAAAGTATTGCGTGAAGGTGATGTGTTGCTGGTAGAGGCCGACACCACCAGCTTGCAGACATTCCTGGATACCACCGGACTTGAGCTGGCCCACCAGGCCATCGATGATCAGGAGGCAGAAAGCGAAGGCGCCAGCAATAACGATGGTCTGGCGGATGAATCCCGGGGCAGAAATGGATTCAGGGAGACCAACGGGCATAACGATGCTGTTGGTGCCGGGGACGACAAAGCGGCGTCAGACCCTATAGCGAAAGGTGAGCTGCACCTGGTGGAGGCGGTGATAGCGCCAGAGTCTTCTCTGGTCGGACAAACCGCCAACCGACTTCAGCTACGGGAAAATCACCAGATAAATATAGTGGCCGTCGCGCGGCTGGGGCACCGGCTAAAGCGGCGCCTTGGGGATATACGCTTTAATGCTGGTGATATATTGCTGGTGCAGGGCTTTGAGGATTCTCTGGGAGGCGCCCTGGCTGAGCTTGGTTGTCTGCCACTTGCGGAGCGTGGGCTGAGACTCGGCTCTCCCCGCAATACTGCGCTGGCCTCCGGTATCTTTCTGGCCAGTATAGCTGTCATTGTTACAGGGCTGCTCTCAGCTCCGGTTGCTCTGGTAGCTGCGGCCGTCGCAATGGTGCTTGTAAAGCTCCTGTCTGCCGCAGAGGCTTACAAGGCAATTGACTGGTCTGTGATTGTTTTGCTGGCGGCAATGATACCGGTTGGTCAGGCAATGGAAAGCACGGGTGGAGCCGGTCTGATCGCTGCGCAGATGCTGGTGCTGGGCGAGAACCTCTCGGTTGCTTCGGTACTGGTTATGATACTGGTGGGTACTACGCTCTTGTCTAACGTAGTCAATAACGCCGCAGCGGCTATTGTCGTTGCGCCTATTGCCCTGAGCCTGGCCGGTGAGTTGCAGATAGCTTCGGATGCCGTCTTGATGGCTGTTGCCGTTGGTGCATCCTGTGCTTTCATGACGCCTATAGGCCATCAGTCCAATGCGCTGGTTATGGAGCCTGGAGGGTATCAGTTCGGTGATTACTGGCGCCTGGGATTACCGCTGACTGTGATTGTCACTGTCGTTGCAGTGCCAGTCATAATGCTGGTCTGGACCTGA
- a CDS encoding EAL domain-containing protein: protein MSLVKQLWLATSFLIVTAFGASLAASLVSAHSYYQEQLALKNIDSANSLAITLSHTEKEPALIRSFLDAQFATGHYQSIRLNTQNEQSFDLRSEPTGDNAPAWFRTLFPLNVPAGQATVSDGWVKYGALSVESDTTYAQTSLWVTTKRLFLWLALVALFAGLAGSWLVRRISHPLKDVIQQAEAIGERRFIVSREPGTTEFKRVVRAMNKLSKRVETILEGEARALSEMREKALHDPVTGVANREFFISRLDALIADGDTAVQHTLVLVRVPDLTALNSKLGHEKVNAELRKFCEQISETLKQRQHDYSDAFLGRLNGSDFGLLLTEFDDIPGLRERLTRDIQLSIHSELMQGLRLSVCTFRPGSSRAEVLMKADHLLAQAEQTQQILVVAQDDEDNIPFHSATEWREAISQAIRNKELKAEFHPLIGRSGAPLHQEAKIRLKLNGNWQTAGYFLPWSRRLSLLPLVDSAMVNHLCTLPAQATSEPVVVHISTATLMDEETSKRILDAIANCTVPAQLFRLELPESALGIGDLRLSSFIHSAQQGGSQVGISGVGHNLERISRIHELGLDYIKTDPVYAQRLDSDSTTQQYLQRLTALAHSIGLQVYLAGATSRHCAQVAWEAGFDGVTGPGIAKHQDDQG from the coding sequence ATGTCTCTCGTTAAACAGCTGTGGCTGGCCACAAGCTTTCTGATTGTCACTGCCTTTGGCGCCAGCCTTGCGGCCAGTCTGGTATCTGCACACAGTTACTATCAGGAGCAGCTGGCTCTGAAAAACATTGATAGCGCAAACTCCCTTGCCATCACGCTGTCACATACCGAAAAAGAGCCTGCGCTGATACGGTCCTTTCTCGACGCGCAGTTTGCCACAGGCCACTACCAGAGCATCAGACTGAACACTCAGAACGAACAGTCCTTTGATCTCCGGAGTGAACCAACCGGAGACAATGCACCTGCATGGTTCCGCACCCTTTTCCCTCTGAACGTGCCGGCCGGACAGGCCACGGTTTCCGATGGCTGGGTTAAGTACGGAGCCCTCTCAGTAGAGAGCGACACTACCTATGCCCAGACTTCTCTATGGGTAACCACAAAACGGCTTTTCCTGTGGCTGGCCCTGGTTGCACTGTTTGCTGGACTTGCTGGCAGTTGGCTGGTTCGGCGGATCAGCCATCCTTTAAAGGATGTGATCCAGCAGGCAGAGGCTATCGGGGAACGACGGTTCATTGTTTCCAGAGAACCCGGCACAACAGAGTTCAAGCGTGTTGTGCGCGCAATGAACAAACTCTCGAAGAGGGTTGAGACCATTCTCGAAGGTGAAGCCAGAGCGCTGTCGGAAATGCGCGAGAAAGCCCTCCATGATCCGGTAACAGGCGTTGCCAATCGAGAGTTCTTTATCAGCCGCCTTGATGCGCTTATTGCAGACGGGGACACAGCGGTTCAGCATACGCTCGTGCTTGTTCGTGTACCCGACCTGACAGCACTGAATTCGAAGCTCGGGCATGAAAAGGTGAACGCAGAGCTGCGAAAATTCTGTGAACAGATATCTGAGACTCTGAAACAGCGTCAGCACGATTATTCGGATGCGTTCCTCGGGCGTCTGAACGGTTCGGATTTTGGCCTTCTGCTCACCGAATTTGATGATATCCCGGGGCTCAGAGAAAGGCTGACCCGGGATATTCAGCTGTCTATCCACAGTGAACTGATGCAGGGCCTGCGGTTGTCTGTCTGCACATTCCGGCCAGGCTCTTCCCGGGCTGAAGTCCTGATGAAAGCTGATCATTTGCTGGCACAGGCAGAACAAACACAACAGATACTGGTTGTCGCCCAGGATGATGAGGACAATATTCCGTTCCACAGCGCCACCGAATGGCGGGAAGCCATCAGCCAGGCGATCCGGAACAAAGAACTGAAGGCAGAGTTTCATCCGCTGATAGGACGCTCCGGCGCCCCCCTGCACCAAGAGGCCAAGATTCGCCTGAAGCTCAATGGGAACTGGCAGACTGCAGGCTATTTCCTGCCGTGGAGCCGGCGCCTGTCGTTACTTCCCCTCGTGGACAGTGCAATGGTGAACCATCTTTGCACATTGCCGGCACAGGCAACCTCTGAGCCTGTTGTCGTACACATTTCCACCGCCACCCTGATGGACGAGGAAACCAGCAAACGGATACTGGATGCTATTGCAAACTGCACTGTACCGGCACAATTGTTCCGGCTTGAACTACCTGAATCGGCGCTGGGTATCGGCGACCTTCGCCTGAGTTCTTTCATTCACAGTGCGCAGCAAGGGGGGAGCCAGGTTGGTATCAGCGGCGTTGGCCACAATCTCGAACGGATTTCACGGATTCACGAACTCGGCCTGGACTATATCAAGACAGATCCTGTGTATGCTCAGCGCCTGGATTCAGACAGCACAACCCAGCAATACCTGCAGCGGCTCACAGCTCTGGCTCATTCAATCGGTCTTCAGGTTTATTTAGCGGGGGCGACATCCCGGCATTGTGCTCAGGTGGCCTGGGAAGCGGGTTTTGATGGAGTGACAGGTCCGGGCATAGCTAAGCATCAGGATGATCAGGGTTAG
- a CDS encoding tryptophan synthase subunit beta → MMYIKRNENGEVVAVSEERLAGFVEVSSDDAGLQSFLASTATDRVESRFRDSDSSLIRVIEDLVDLLTTKGIIRFTDLPPEAQDKLMLRKSLRGQDEHLNLIDEAGDDIFNFD, encoded by the coding sequence ATGATGTATATCAAGCGCAATGAGAACGGAGAAGTTGTAGCTGTCAGTGAAGAGCGGCTTGCCGGTTTTGTCGAGGTATCCTCTGATGATGCCGGTCTTCAATCGTTCCTGGCTTCCACAGCGACCGACCGTGTGGAGAGCCGCTTTCGTGATTCTGACTCATCTCTCATCCGGGTTATAGAAGATCTGGTAGACCTGCTGACAACCAAGGGCATCATCCGGTTTACCGATCTGCCACCGGAGGCCCAGGACAAGCTGATGCTCCGGAAGTCTTTACGGGGACAGGATGAGCACCTGAATCTTATCGACGAAGCCGGCGATGATATCTTCAATTTTGACTAA
- a CDS encoding cation:proton antiporter family protein, translating to MPEAIWISFAFGLGLLIKAVGLPPLVGYLAAGFVLSGLAANPDVGISAEPTSVLAHIAHLGVLLMLFTVGLKLKFKSVISPEVIGGSLLHFSITCFVFTPGLYFLMDISWYVAFMLAVALSFSSTVLAAKVLENKRELRAFHGRVAIGILIMQDLIALLVMSLAAGQTPSEWALIVFGLPLLRPLLFRLLDASGHDELLVLLGLLLALVLGGMGFETVGLSSELGALIFGAILANHPRSQELAKSLWSVKEIFLVGFFLQIGIGGLPDTNAIIFAVVAALVLPLKGILFFFLMLLFRLRARSSFLTSLALTNYSEFGLIVASIALPEWLVPLAITVALSFLISAPLNRLAHPLYERLSNRLVRFESHQRHPDELPVSLGDTRVLVMGMGRTGTAAYDWLQSSEARLMALDSDLPKVTRHQAEGRNVVYADAEDNTFWEALHMPSLEAVILAMSDIEAKLIAARMLRKLGFTGYIVAHTMYTDEAERICEAGADNAYLTMSETGVALASHLLDKAPTASTPVSARAG from the coding sequence TACCTGGCAGCCGGCTTTGTGCTCAGCGGTCTCGCCGCCAATCCCGATGTCGGCATATCAGCGGAGCCTACATCTGTGCTGGCTCATATCGCTCACCTGGGTGTGTTGTTGATGCTGTTTACGGTCGGCCTCAAACTCAAGTTCAAATCGGTTATAAGCCCGGAAGTCATCGGCGGCAGCCTGCTGCACTTTTCCATCACCTGCTTTGTATTTACACCCGGCCTCTACTTCCTGATGGACATAAGCTGGTACGTAGCTTTCATGCTGGCCGTTGCCCTGTCTTTCTCGTCTACCGTACTGGCTGCAAAAGTACTGGAAAACAAGCGCGAACTCCGTGCCTTTCATGGCCGCGTGGCCATTGGCATTCTGATCATGCAGGATCTGATTGCGCTGCTGGTGATGAGCCTGGCTGCGGGTCAGACACCTTCAGAATGGGCATTGATTGTCTTTGGCCTGCCACTGTTGCGCCCCCTGCTGTTCAGGCTCCTGGATGCCAGCGGGCACGATGAACTCCTGGTTCTTCTCGGCCTGCTGCTGGCACTGGTACTTGGCGGAATGGGCTTTGAAACTGTTGGCCTCAGCTCGGAACTGGGAGCCCTGATTTTCGGTGCCATTCTTGCGAATCACCCCCGCAGCCAGGAACTGGCAAAATCCCTGTGGAGTGTGAAGGAAATCTTTCTGGTCGGTTTTTTTCTACAGATCGGAATCGGGGGCCTGCCGGACACAAACGCCATAATTTTTGCTGTCGTGGCAGCGCTGGTTCTGCCCCTCAAGGGCATTCTGTTTTTCTTCCTGATGCTGCTGTTCCGTCTGCGGGCCCGCAGCAGTTTTCTGACGTCGCTGGCTCTGACCAACTACAGTGAATTCGGGCTCATCGTAGCCAGCATTGCACTGCCCGAGTGGCTGGTTCCTCTTGCTATAACTGTGGCACTCTCATTTCTGATTTCAGCGCCGCTAAACCGCCTCGCACATCCTCTGTATGAGCGGCTGAGCAATCGTCTTGTGCGCTTCGAAAGCCATCAGCGACACCCGGATGAACTCCCTGTTTCTCTTGGTGACACCCGCGTTCTGGTTATGGGCATGGGGCGGACAGGTACGGCTGCCTATGACTGGCTACAAAGCTCGGAAGCCAGGCTGATGGCACTTGATTCCGATCTCCCCAAAGTGACCCGGCACCAGGCAGAAGGGCGTAATGTCGTCTACGCCGACGCTGAAGACAATACCTTCTGGGAAGCGCTCCACATGCCATCCCTGGAAGCCGTCATTCTGGCCATGAGCGACATCGAGGCGAAACTGATTGCGGCCCGCATGCTGAGGAAACTTGGATTTACCGGCTACATCGTGGCCCACACCATGTATACGGATGAAGCTGAGCGCATTTGCGAAGCCGGCGCCGACAACGCCTACCTGACCATGAGCGAAACCGGTGTCGCCCTGGCCAGCCACCTTCTCGACAAGGCTCCGACCGCATCAACTCCCGTCTCAGCCAGGGCGGGCTGA
- the senA gene encoding selenoneine synthase SenA, with translation MDTGQMRKTELLAELALTRKRTRELITSLAERQLKVPYHPGVNPPLWEMGHAAFFYEVFVFNLLDGDASFDPEMDDLWDSFHIDHQDRWCRDLFPGLERTLYYFDHVYDKMAERIQCKPLTDRAVYLCRYAIFHQNMHIESLVWCRQTVGYPSPPGANLTRPAPAEVPDEFPGGDVIVPAGDWEIGMPGNSLQYATEDFAFDNEKPRHLVRLEGFAISRCLVSNQQFSVFVEDGGYQKPEFWSSGGRKWLTEKNGMELVEGEMKPRMEAPKHPLYWRWHAGQWQERLFDHWNPLIPDAPVTHVSYWEAEAYCHWAGRRLPEEYEWEVAALGNQQGGAFQRYPWGNESPEPVHADMNASSMAQNPVYDYPAGDSPFGCRQMVGTVWEWTSSQFFPYDGFCIDMYPFMSSLQFGDHKVCRGGSCATSSGLIRGTYRQAYLPRRNDVYTGFRTCALP, from the coding sequence ATGGACACGGGGCAGATGCGGAAAACTGAATTGCTGGCAGAGCTTGCCCTGACGCGGAAGCGAACGCGGGAACTCATTACCTCACTGGCAGAGCGACAGCTTAAGGTTCCGTATCACCCGGGAGTGAATCCACCTCTCTGGGAAATGGGGCATGCGGCATTCTTCTATGAAGTATTCGTCTTTAACCTCCTGGACGGTGACGCCAGTTTTGATCCGGAAATGGACGACCTCTGGGACTCTTTCCACATTGATCACCAGGATCGCTGGTGCCGTGACCTGTTCCCGGGCCTTGAAAGGACGCTGTACTATTTTGACCACGTCTACGACAAAATGGCTGAGCGTATTCAGTGTAAGCCACTGACAGATCGGGCGGTCTACCTCTGCCGTTACGCTATATTTCATCAGAATATGCACATTGAGTCTCTGGTGTGGTGTCGTCAGACTGTTGGTTATCCGTCACCTCCGGGGGCTAACTTAACGCGCCCTGCGCCTGCTGAGGTGCCAGATGAGTTTCCGGGTGGTGATGTGATTGTGCCTGCCGGGGACTGGGAGATCGGCATGCCGGGGAACTCATTGCAGTATGCAACGGAGGATTTTGCATTCGATAACGAAAAGCCTCGTCATCTGGTCCGCCTGGAAGGGTTTGCGATTTCCCGGTGCCTTGTCAGTAACCAGCAATTCAGTGTTTTTGTAGAGGATGGTGGTTATCAAAAGCCGGAATTCTGGTCTTCTGGTGGCAGGAAATGGCTGACAGAAAAAAACGGTATGGAGCTGGTGGAGGGTGAAATGAAGCCCCGGATGGAGGCTCCAAAGCATCCGCTATACTGGCGCTGGCATGCTGGCCAGTGGCAGGAGAGGTTGTTTGACCACTGGAACCCGTTGATCCCTGACGCACCAGTGACTCACGTCAGCTATTGGGAGGCTGAAGCCTATTGCCATTGGGCCGGGCGGCGTTTGCCTGAAGAGTATGAGTGGGAGGTGGCGGCACTTGGTAACCAACAGGGGGGAGCATTCCAGAGGTATCCATGGGGTAACGAATCGCCAGAGCCTGTTCATGCCGACATGAATGCCAGCAGTATGGCGCAGAATCCGGTGTACGATTATCCCGCGGGTGACAGCCCGTTCGGTTGCCGACAGATGGTCGGCACGGTATGGGAGTGGACCAGCAGCCAGTTTTTTCCCTACGACGGTTTCTGCATAGACATGTACCCGTTCATGTCCAGCCTTCAGTTTGGCGACCACAAAGTCTGCCGGGGGGGCAGCTGCGCTACCTCATCCGGCCTGATTCGTGGCACCTATCGCCAGGCTTATCTGCCCCGGAGAAACGATGTCTACACCGGATTCCGGACGTGCGCCCTGCCGTGA
- a CDS encoding transglutaminase-like cysteine peptidase: MGVINHKPDGKRAINAIIALLTLACALLVLPSSSSENTVYASIDFTKSRTQWRNYGYDPDTSILDDWQSLLQRIEPLDDKDKLSQVNAFVHKSLNYKLDSVVWQREDYWATPLETLSRGVGDCEDFVIIQYITLLSAGITDDQLRLIYVRARIGGPESPITRAHMVLGYYPTPGSEPMLLDSLMEDILPAGERTDLTPVFSFNSSELWAGGAGASAGSSTARLSPWRNVLNRMQSEGVSFNVSR; the protein is encoded by the coding sequence ATGGGCGTCATTAACCACAAACCAGACGGCAAGAGGGCAATCAACGCGATCATTGCCCTGTTAACACTTGCCTGCGCCTTGCTGGTTCTGCCCTCCAGCTCCTCAGAGAATACAGTCTACGCCAGCATTGATTTTACCAAGAGCCGAACACAATGGCGCAATTACGGCTACGATCCAGATACATCCATTCTGGATGACTGGCAGTCATTGCTGCAGCGCATTGAACCGCTCGACGATAAAGACAAGCTCAGCCAGGTCAACGCGTTCGTTCACAAGTCCCTGAACTACAAACTGGACAGCGTGGTATGGCAACGTGAAGACTACTGGGCGACACCGCTCGAGACCCTTTCCCGCGGCGTGGGTGACTGTGAAGACTTTGTTATCATTCAATACATAACGCTTCTCAGCGCCGGCATTACCGATGACCAGCTCAGGCTTATTTACGTTCGGGCCCGTATCGGCGGGCCGGAGAGCCCGATCACAAGAGCTCACATGGTGCTGGGCTACTACCCGACACCCGGATCCGAACCCATGCTACTGGACAGCCTGATGGAAGATATCCTGCCAGCCGGAGAGCGCACAGACCTGACTCCGGTGTTCAGTTTTAACAGTAGTGAACTCTGGGCGGGTGGTGCCGGAGCTTCGGCCGGTAGTTCAACAGCCCGTCTGTCCCCCTGGCGAAACGTCCTCAATCGAATGCAAAGTGAAGGAGTGAGCTTCAATGTCTCTCGTTAA
- a CDS encoding isocitrate lyase: MPYAKDVDTIASILKQNPTWHAINPKHAARMRAQNKFKTGLDIAKYTAKIMREDMANYDKDTSQYTQSLGCWHGFIGQQKMISIKKHFGSTKRRYLYLSGWMVAALRSEFGPLPDQSMHEKTVVSGLIEELYTFLRQADAWELNHLFRDLEAAEKAGDSAKAADLINQIDNYETHIVPIIADIDAGFGNAEATYLLAKQMIEAGACCIQIENQVSDEKQCGHQDGKVTVPHADFLAKINAVRLAFLELGVDDGVIVARTDSLGAGLTKQIAVTNEPGDLGDQYNSFLDGEYIDDASQIENGDVVIKSDGKLLKPKRLASGLFQFKEGSGEDRVVLDCITSLQNGADLLWIETEKPHVGQIAAMVNRIKAVVPDAKLVYNNSPSFNWTLNFRQQVFDAMKEEGKDVSAYDRAKLMSAEYDDTELGKLADEWTANFQRDAAREAGVFHHLITLPTYHTAALSTDNLAKGYFGEEGMLAYVKGVQREEIRQGIATVKHQDMAGSNIGDDHKEFFAGDAALKAGGSDNTMNQFG; the protein is encoded by the coding sequence ATGCCTTACGCAAAAGACGTCGATACCATTGCTTCCATCCTGAAGCAAAACCCGACCTGGCACGCTATCAACCCCAAGCACGCAGCCCGTATGCGCGCCCAGAATAAATTCAAGACTGGTCTGGATATTGCCAAGTACACCGCCAAGATCATGCGCGAAGACATGGCAAACTACGACAAAGACACGTCCCAGTACACCCAGTCTCTGGGTTGCTGGCACGGTTTTATCGGCCAGCAGAAGATGATCTCCATCAAGAAGCACTTCGGCAGCACCAAGCGTCGTTACCTTTATCTGTCTGGCTGGATGGTTGCAGCTCTGCGTTCCGAGTTCGGCCCGCTGCCTGACCAGTCCATGCACGAGAAGACTGTTGTTTCTGGTCTGATCGAAGAGCTGTACACCTTCCTGCGTCAGGCGGATGCATGGGAACTGAACCACCTGTTCCGTGATCTGGAAGCTGCTGAAAAAGCCGGCGACAGTGCCAAGGCTGCTGATCTGATCAATCAGATCGACAACTACGAAACTCACATCGTGCCGATCATTGCTGACATCGACGCTGGTTTCGGTAATGCCGAAGCGACATACCTGCTGGCCAAGCAGATGATCGAAGCGGGTGCGTGCTGCATCCAGATCGAAAACCAGGTTTCTGACGAGAAGCAGTGTGGTCACCAGGACGGTAAAGTAACAGTTCCTCATGCTGACTTCCTTGCCAAGATCAACGCTGTTCGTCTGGCGTTCCTGGAGTTGGGTGTGGACGACGGTGTTATCGTTGCCCGTACTGACTCACTGGGTGCTGGCCTGACCAAGCAGATCGCTGTAACCAACGAGCCGGGTGACCTGGGCGACCAGTACAACAGCTTCCTGGACGGTGAATACATCGACGACGCTTCTCAGATCGAGAACGGCGACGTTGTTATCAAATCTGACGGCAAGCTGCTGAAGCCGAAGCGTCTGGCTTCTGGCCTGTTCCAGTTCAAAGAAGGTTCAGGTGAAGACCGTGTTGTTCTGGACTGTATCACCAGCCTGCAGAACGGTGCGGACTTGCTGTGGATCGAAACCGAGAAGCCGCACGTTGGTCAGATCGCTGCCATGGTTAACCGCATCAAGGCAGTTGTGCCTGACGCGAAGCTGGTTTACAACAACAGCCCGTCCTTCAACTGGACTCTGAACTTCCGTCAGCAGGTATTCGATGCGATGAAGGAAGAAGGCAAGGACGTATCTGCATACGACCGCGCCAAGCTGATGAGTGCTGAGTACGACGACACTGAACTTGGCAAGCTGGCTGACGAGTGGACTGCTAACTTCCAGCGTGATGCGGCTCGTGAAGCAGGTGTGTTCCATCACCTGATCACTCTGCCTACCTACCACACTGCAGCTCTTTCTACCGACAACCTGGCTAAAGGTTACTTCGGTGAAGAAGGCATGCTGGCCTACGTTAAAGGTGTACAGCGTGAAGAAATCCGTCAGGGCATCGCTACTGTTAAGCACCAGGATATGGCTGGTTCTAACATCGGTGATGACCACAAGGAATTCTTCGCAGGTGATGCTGCGCTGAAAGCTGGTGGTTCAGATAACACCATGAACCAGTTCGGTTAA